One stretch of Dehalococcoidia bacterium DNA includes these proteins:
- a CDS encoding type II toxin-antitoxin system Phd/YefM family antitoxin → MTTKVGLRELRGKLGHYMRRVRKGERVTVTEHGKDVAVIVPPEQTDEEKALWNMVKEGKAQWSGGKPQGMKKPVKVRGKPASQIVLEERR, encoded by the coding sequence ATGACGACAAAAGTGGGACTGCGCGAGCTACGGGGCAAGCTGGGACACTACATGCGCCGGGTGCGGAAGGGCGAACGTGTGACTGTGACGGAGCATGGCAAGGACGTCGCCGTCATTGTCCCGCCCGAACAGACCGACGAAGAAAAAGCCCTGTGGAACATGGTGAAGGAAGGCAAAGCGCAATGGAGCGGCGGTAAACCGCAAGGGATGAAGAAGCCGGTCAAGGTACGCGGCAAACCCGCGTCTCAAATTGTTCTTGAAGAGCGCCGATAG